One segment of Halomarina pelagica DNA contains the following:
- a CDS encoding DUF6788 family protein, whose protein sequence is MQSYSRVFGVYERSSLRLLRKRWRGLPVSTDPLWIHSSIGLLTVSYQTFNLATAYLFGKTMATRPPAPNSLPQYLADGVPKQNDENLRVLQEWIDDLLAYRQDVAAEDIDVDDGESIQAVEESSDGTVVIKKVSCGKDNCKCQSGQLHGPYKYVVRRKGDSLNWDYRGPVTK, encoded by the coding sequence ATGCAGTCCTATTCCCGTGTATTCGGCGTCTATGAGCGTTCAAGCCTGCGTTTGCTTCGGAAACGGTGGAGGGGGTTACCAGTCTCGACAGATCCGTTGTGGATTCACTCGTCGATTGGTCTGCTCACCGTGTCTTACCAAACATTTAATCTTGCTACCGCCTATCTGTTTGGTAAGACGATGGCGACTCGACCACCTGCCCCCAATTCGCTCCCTCAGTATCTTGCCGACGGTGTGCCAAAACAAAACGACGAGAACCTACGCGTGCTGCAGGAATGGATCGACGACTTACTTGCGTATCGTCAGGACGTCGCTGCTGAGGACATCGACGTCGACGACGGTGAGTCTATTCAGGCCGTAGAGGAATCGAGCGATGGAACTGTCGTGATCAAGAAGGTCAGCTGTGGGAAGGACAACTGTAAATGCCAGAGTGGTCAGCTGCATGGGCCCTACAAGTACGTTGTTCGGCGGAAGGGAGATAGCTTGAATTGGGATTATCGCGGTCCAGTTACCAAATAA
- a CDS encoding winged helix-turn-helix domain-containing protein produces the protein MSESNTGAADTGPFAEQQRLFKLLSQDTRHLIIQELLGHPAHLMSLAELEYMVGKSQAAIKDQLETLIEAGLLAQYTYEPSKEKRDLPSQFYGFTEHGVEILYDYKYLRGLPIARALYENTRKTEKIERHEAAPRPDLPAAVKDALTFDEPNLESVNQSGDQ, from the coding sequence ATGAGCGAGAGCAATACTGGGGCTGCCGATACAGGGCCATTTGCAGAGCAGCAACGGCTCTTCAAACTCCTCTCGCAGGACACCCGCCATCTCATCATTCAAGAATTGCTTGGACATCCTGCCCACCTCATGTCTCTTGCCGAACTCGAGTACATGGTCGGCAAGAGTCAGGCGGCGATCAAAGATCAGCTAGAGACGCTAATTGAGGCAGGACTCCTGGCGCAGTATACGTACGAACCAAGCAAAGAGAAACGGGACCTTCCCTCACAATTCTACGGTTTTACTGAACACGGAGTTGAAATCCTCTACGACTACAAGTACCTGCGTGGTCTCCCGATTGCCCGCGCGCTGTACGAGAACACGCGCAAGACGGAGAAAATCGAGCGTCATGAAGCAGCGCCGCGTCCTGATCTCCCAGCAGCGGTAAAAGACGCGCTCACATTCGATGAACCTAATCTTGAGTCGGTCAACCAGAGTGGTGATCAATAG